A window from Pseudomonas sp. Tri1 encodes these proteins:
- a CDS encoding DUF5924 family protein, with protein MQKLTLYIQRLLELMKRYPGVIALGGFISGLGSFMLVDRQQGLATWIAIMMLVSWLWLMVENSMTRLFTRIFKREIPQPLLRYATQMIHQESLFFVLPFFFITTTWNSSQLIFTGLLTAAALISIIDPLYYKWLAPRRWAFLALHTLTLFAALLTALPVILHLTTDQSFKLALGTAMLLSFPSLASIFPIRTVRNALAILCITAGIGAAGWVLRSWVPPATLWMTEVAISTQLEDRTPGASLKEVSAAQIRSNGLYAYTAINAPRGLDERIYHVWQFNGKEVDRIALDIHGGRKEGYRAWTHKQNFPDDPTGKWQVRVLTENGQMIGVLRFNVSAAAAQAK; from the coding sequence ATGCAGAAGCTGACTCTCTACATCCAGCGCCTCCTTGAATTGATGAAGCGCTATCCAGGGGTCATTGCGCTTGGAGGCTTCATTTCCGGGCTCGGCAGCTTCATGCTGGTGGACCGCCAGCAGGGCCTGGCGACCTGGATCGCTATCATGATGTTGGTGAGCTGGCTCTGGCTGATGGTCGAGAACAGCATGACCCGGCTGTTCACGCGGATTTTCAAACGGGAAATCCCCCAGCCGCTGTTGCGTTACGCCACGCAGATGATTCACCAGGAAAGCCTGTTTTTCGTCCTGCCGTTTTTCTTCATCACCACCACCTGGAACAGCAGCCAGCTGATTTTCACCGGCCTGCTCACAGCGGCGGCGCTGATCTCGATCATCGACCCTTTGTACTACAAATGGCTGGCCCCCCGGCGCTGGGCGTTCCTGGCACTGCACACGCTGACGCTGTTCGCCGCCCTGCTCACCGCACTGCCCGTCATCCTGCACCTGACCACCGACCAAAGCTTCAAGCTGGCGCTGGGCACTGCCATGCTGCTGTCGTTCCCGAGCCTGGCGTCGATCTTTCCAATCCGCACCGTGCGCAACGCCCTGGCGATTTTATGCATCACCGCAGGGATTGGCGCCGCCGGCTGGGTGCTGCGCTCCTGGGTGCCGCCCGCGACGCTGTGGATGACCGAAGTGGCGATCAGCACCCAACTGGAGGACCGCACGCCGGGCGCCAGCCTCAAGGAAGTCAGCGCCGCGCAGATTCGCAGCAACGGCCTGTACGCCTACACCGCCATCAACGCGCCACGGGGGCTCGATGAGCGGATCTACCATGTCTGGCAGTTCAACGGCAAAGAAGTCGACCGCATCGCTCTGGACATCCATGGCGGACGCAAGGAAGGCTATCGCGCCTGGACTCACAAACAGAATTTCCCGGACGACCCGACAGGCAAATGGCAGGTACGGGTGCTGACGGAAAACGGCCAGATGATCGGGGTGCTGCGTTTCAATGTGAGCGCCGCTGCGGCCCAAGCAAAATGA
- a CDS encoding insulinase family protein, whose product MRCLLFAFLLLGSLPVVALDRFQVEGYTLPNGMQLLLKPGSERGHVAIRLVVGVGLDDFNCADKELPHLLEHLLFSGVDDSGEGGLEERMQALGGEWNAFTSNADTTFVIEAPASNQRKVLDLLLALLTRTRIDDKALEAAKRVVEREDGGHYTHLQRWLDRQDLSHKASNQLAVELGLRCAERAEVERLTLAKIEHVREAWYAPNNMTLIVVGDLDRLLPAYLERTFGELEAVEPSTHEPLPQIRYSAVTKRNLIRGLVGNGAKLHWLFPEPVLEQQHDETFDLLKDYLDWALYRQLRLARGLSYGPWTEREVFGGVGFFSLNADLAREDLPQAEQALEELRNTLLKDGLDPDSFMRIKRAAIAHQTWAVQGNSALADYYWGALGDYEDGRFANPALRLQGVSLEQANQALRELLKDPGYLRIEKPLLSDDELVWGLGGALGLLLLGLVVWQVRRRARPNEE is encoded by the coding sequence ATGCGTTGTCTGTTGTTCGCCTTTCTTTTGCTCGGCTCGCTGCCAGTGGTCGCTCTGGATCGATTCCAGGTCGAAGGCTATACGCTGCCCAACGGTATGCAGCTATTGCTCAAACCCGGCAGTGAACGCGGGCATGTGGCGATCCGCTTGGTGGTTGGCGTGGGCCTGGACGATTTCAACTGCGCCGACAAAGAGCTGCCGCATTTGCTCGAGCACTTGCTGTTCAGTGGTGTCGATGACAGCGGCGAAGGCGGCCTGGAAGAACGCATGCAGGCGCTAGGCGGCGAGTGGAACGCCTTTACCAGCAATGCCGACACCACGTTCGTCATCGAGGCACCGGCCAGCAATCAACGCAAGGTCCTAGACCTGCTGCTGGCGCTGTTGACCCGCACCCGCATCGACGACAAAGCCCTGGAGGCGGCCAAACGGGTGGTCGAACGCGAAGACGGCGGCCACTACACGCACCTGCAACGCTGGCTCGACCGCCAGGACCTGAGCCACAAGGCCAGCAATCAACTGGCGGTGGAGTTGGGCTTGCGTTGTGCGGAACGGGCCGAGGTCGAACGCCTCACCCTCGCCAAGATCGAACATGTGCGCGAGGCCTGGTACGCGCCGAACAACATGACGCTGATCGTGGTCGGCGATCTTGACCGGTTGCTGCCGGCCTACCTGGAACGCACCTTTGGCGAACTCGAAGCGGTGGAACCCAGTACGCACGAACCGCTGCCGCAGATCCGCTACAGCGCGGTCACCAAGCGCAACCTCATCCGAGGCCTGGTCGGCAATGGCGCCAAGCTTCATTGGTTGTTTCCGGAGCCGGTGCTGGAACAGCAACACGATGAAACCTTCGACCTGCTCAAGGATTACCTGGACTGGGCGCTGTATCGCCAGTTGCGCCTGGCCCGCGGCCTGTCCTATGGGCCGTGGACAGAGCGGGAAGTGTTCGGCGGCGTCGGCTTCTTCAGCCTGAACGCGGACCTGGCCCGCGAGGATCTACCCCAAGCGGAACAGGCGCTCGAAGAACTGCGTAATACGCTGCTCAAGGATGGCCTCGACCCCGACAGTTTCATGCGCATCAAACGCGCGGCCATCGCGCATCAGACCTGGGCGGTTCAAGGTAACAGTGCCCTGGCCGATTACTATTGGGGTGCCCTGGGCGATTATGAAGACGGCCGCTTCGCCAACCCGGCTCTGCGCTTGCAGGGGGTGAGCCTGGAACAGGCAAACCAGGCCCTGCGCGAGCTGCTCAAGGACCCGGGTTACCTGCGCATCGAGAAACCGTTGCTCAGCGATGATGAGCTCGTGTGGGGATTGGGCGGTGCGCTGGGGTTGTTGTTGCTCGGGTTGGTAGTGTGGCAGGTGCGCCGCAGGGCCCGACCGAACGAAGAATGA
- a CDS encoding Na/Pi cotransporter family protein, translating into MLTLLNLLSAVALLIWGTHIVRTGILRVYGSNLRHVIGQNMSRRWLAFVAGIMVTAMVQSSNATAMLVTSFVGQGLMALTPALATMLGADVGTALMARVLTLDLSWLSPLLIFLGVIFFLSRKQTRVGQMGRVGIGLGLIILALQLIVEAAAPITHAQGVKVIFASLTGDLLLDALVGALFAMISYSSLAAVLLTATLAGAAVISLPVAIGLVIGANIGSGVLAFLSTSMQNAAGRQVALGSLLYKLIGLLLIIPVLDPLVGWLDSLDFSPQETVIGFHLLYNTVRCLVLLPSVAPMARLCTWLLPERPDTNGTAKPRHLDLAALATPSLALANAARETLRIGDLIENMLEAMLDVLRGEQTAVTQEVRRMSDDVEALCSAIKLYMAQMPREDLSEQDSRRWAEIIELAINLKLASDLIERMLRKVQQQKTSQRRSFSDVGLEELAGLHSHLIANLRLGLSVFLSADRESARQLLREKRRFRAQERRMAHAHVSRLQRKVVQSIETSSLHLELIADMRRLNSLFCGSAYVVLETSEIGALAADEISDITHSP; encoded by the coding sequence ATGCTGACCCTGCTCAATTTGCTCTCCGCCGTGGCCCTGCTGATCTGGGGCACGCACATCGTCCGTACCGGCATCCTGCGGGTCTATGGCTCGAACCTGCGCCACGTCATCGGCCAGAACATGTCCAGACGCTGGTTGGCCTTCGTCGCCGGCATCATGGTCACGGCCATGGTCCAGAGCAGCAACGCCACGGCCATGCTCGTCACCTCGTTCGTCGGCCAAGGCCTGATGGCGCTGACCCCCGCCCTGGCAACCATGCTCGGTGCCGATGTCGGTACCGCGCTGATGGCACGGGTGCTGACCCTGGACCTGTCGTGGCTGTCACCACTGCTGATTTTCCTCGGGGTGATTTTTTTCCTGTCGCGCAAACAGACCCGCGTCGGACAAATGGGCCGAGTGGGCATCGGCCTTGGCCTGATCATCCTGGCGTTGCAATTGATCGTCGAAGCCGCCGCGCCCATCACCCACGCCCAAGGGGTGAAAGTGATCTTCGCCTCGCTGACCGGCGACCTCCTGCTCGATGCGCTGGTCGGCGCGCTGTTTGCGATGATCTCCTATTCCAGCCTGGCTGCCGTGCTGCTGACCGCGACACTGGCCGGCGCCGCGGTGATCAGCCTGCCGGTGGCCATCGGCCTGGTGATCGGCGCCAACATCGGCAGCGGCGTCCTGGCCTTCCTCAGCACCAGCATGCAGAACGCCGCCGGGCGCCAGGTGGCGCTGGGCAGCCTGCTGTACAAGCTGATCGGCCTGTTGCTGATCATTCCGGTACTCGATCCACTGGTGGGTTGGCTCGACAGCCTGGATTTCAGCCCCCAGGAAACGGTCATCGGCTTTCACCTGCTCTACAACACCGTGCGCTGCCTGGTGCTGCTACCCAGCGTCGCGCCGATGGCCAGGCTCTGCACCTGGCTGCTGCCGGAACGTCCAGACACCAACGGCACCGCCAAGCCCCGGCACCTGGACCTCGCGGCCCTTGCTACCCCGAGCCTGGCGCTGGCGAACGCCGCCCGGGAAACCCTGCGCATCGGCGACCTGATCGAAAACATGCTCGAAGCCATGCTCGACGTGCTGCGCGGTGAGCAGACGGCGGTCACCCAGGAAGTACGGCGCATGAGCGACGACGTCGAGGCGTTGTGCAGCGCCATCAAGTTGTACATGGCGCAAATGCCCCGGGAGGACCTCAGCGAACAGGACAGCCGCCGCTGGGCGGAGATCATCGAGCTGGCAATCAACCTGAAGCTGGCCAGCGATCTGATCGAGCGCATGTTGCGCAAGGTCCAGCAACAGAAGACCTCTCAACGCCGCTCCTTTTCCGACGTCGGCCTGGAGGAATTGGCCGGGCTGCATAGCCATTTGATCGCCAACCTTCGGCTGGGACTGTCGGTGTTTCTCAGTGCCGATCGGGAAAGTGCCCGCCAGTTGCTGCGTGAGAAACGGCGCTTTCGCGCGCAGGAACGGCGGATGGCCCATGCCCATGTCAGTCGTCTGCAGCGCAAAGTCGTGCAAAGTATCGAGACCAGTTCGTTGCACCTGGAGTTGATCGCTGACATGCGACGCCTCAATTCGCTGTTCTGCGGCAGCGCCTACGTCGTCCTGGAGACGTCCGAAATCGGCGCGCTGGCCGCCGATGAAATTTCTGACATCACCCATTCACCTTGA
- a CDS encoding TerC family protein produces MEWLTNPEIWVAFFTLTALEIVLGIDNIIMISILVSRMPKHMQARTRIFGLALAMVTRILLLLSITWVMRLTADLFEVFGQGISGRDLILFFGGLFLLWKSSQEMYHALEGEDETNEEPSGKGGNFIYTIIQIAIIDIVFSLDSVITAVGMVSHVPVMVAAIIVAVLVMMAASGTISEFIDKHPSLKMLALSFLLVVGTVLIAESFDVHVPKGYVYFAMAFSLAVEAINIKMRTAIARKRKQQDPVKLRKDVPGQ; encoded by the coding sequence ATGGAATGGCTGACCAACCCGGAAATCTGGGTTGCCTTCTTTACCTTGACCGCCCTGGAAATCGTCCTGGGCATCGACAACATCATCATGATCTCGATCCTGGTCAGCCGCATGCCCAAGCATATGCAGGCGCGCACCCGGATCTTCGGCCTGGCGCTGGCCATGGTCACGCGGATCCTGTTGCTGCTGTCCATCACCTGGGTCATGCGCCTGACTGCTGATTTGTTCGAAGTGTTCGGCCAGGGCATCTCCGGTCGTGACCTGATCCTGTTCTTCGGTGGCCTGTTCCTGCTGTGGAAAAGCTCCCAGGAGATGTACCACGCGCTGGAAGGCGAAGATGAAACCAACGAAGAGCCTTCGGGCAAGGGTGGTAACTTCATCTACACCATCATCCAGATCGCGATCATCGACATCGTGTTCTCCTTGGACTCGGTCATTACCGCAGTCGGCATGGTCTCCCATGTACCGGTGATGGTGGCGGCAATCATCGTGGCCGTGCTGGTGATGATGGCGGCCTCGGGCACCATCAGTGAGTTCATCGACAAGCACCCGTCGCTGAAAATGCTCGCGCTGTCGTTCCTGCTGGTGGTGGGTACCGTGCTGATCGCCGAATCGTTCGACGTGCATGTACCAAAAGGCTACGTCTACTTCGCGATGGCGTTCTCCCTGGCGGTGGAAGCCATCAACATCAAGATGCGCACGGCGATTGCCCGCAAGCGCAAGCAGCAGGATCCGGTGAAACTGCGTAAGGATGTACCGGGCCAGTAA
- a CDS encoding CitMHS family transporter: protein MLTFLGFAMVITFMFLIMTKRLSALIALIIIPILFALFGGFAPKIGPMMLEGITKLAPTGVMLMFAILYFALMIDSGLFDPAVRKILKLVKGDPLKVSVGTAVLALVVSLDGDGATTYMICVAAMLPLYSRIGMSPRIMAGLIILAGGVMNMTPWGGPTARAASALHVDPSDIFVPMIPAMAAGVVAILVIAYMYGKRERARLGELHLAGDEIDHSEISVSQFPDARRPKLIWFNGALTLGLMCTLIAGLLPLPVLFMVAFSIAMIVNYPCLQQQKDRVAAHAGSVLAVVGLIFAAGIFTGILSGTGMVDAMSKSLLAVIPDFLGPYLAVITALVSMPFTFFMSNDAFYYGVLPVLSEAASHYGITAVEMARASIVGQPVHLLSPLVPSTYLLVALAGIEFGDHQRFTLKWAVLVCLCIMFAALLMGIFPLFSTL from the coding sequence ATGCTGACTTTCCTTGGCTTCGCCATGGTCATCACGTTCATGTTCCTGATCATGACCAAGCGCCTGTCCGCGCTGATCGCCTTGATCATCATCCCGATCCTGTTTGCGCTGTTCGGTGGCTTCGCGCCGAAGATCGGCCCGATGATGCTCGAGGGCATCACCAAGCTCGCCCCGACCGGGGTGATGCTGATGTTCGCGATTCTGTATTTTGCCCTGATGATCGACTCCGGCCTGTTCGACCCGGCCGTGCGCAAGATCCTCAAGCTGGTCAAGGGCGACCCGTTGAAAGTTTCGGTCGGTACCGCCGTTCTGGCGCTCGTCGTTTCCCTCGATGGTGACGGCGCGACCACTTATATGATCTGCGTGGCCGCGATGCTGCCGCTCTACAGCCGCATCGGCATGAGCCCACGGATCATGGCTGGCCTGATCATCCTCGCCGGTGGCGTGATGAACATGACCCCCTGGGGCGGCCCGACGGCCCGCGCAGCCAGTGCGCTGCATGTCGATCCGTCGGATATTTTCGTGCCGATGATTCCTGCGATGGCCGCCGGTGTGGTGGCGATCCTGGTGATTGCCTACATGTACGGCAAACGTGAGCGTGCACGCCTGGGTGAACTGCACCTGGCCGGTGATGAAATCGACCACAGCGAAATCAGCGTTTCCCAGTTCCCGGACGCCCGTCGTCCGAAGCTGATCTGGTTCAACGGCGCGTTGACCCTGGGCCTGATGTGCACCCTGATCGCAGGCCTGTTGCCGCTGCCGGTGCTGTTCATGGTGGCCTTCAGTATCGCGATGATCGTCAACTACCCTTGCCTGCAGCAGCAGAAAGACCGCGTCGCGGCCCACGCCGGTAGCGTGTTGGCGGTGGTCGGTCTGATTTTCGCGGCGGGTATCTTCACCGGCATCCTGTCCGGCACCGGCATGGTCGATGCCATGTCCAAAAGCCTGCTGGCGGTGATCCCTGATTTCCTCGGCCCGTACCTGGCGGTGATCACGGCGCTGGTAAGCATGCCATTCACGTTCTTCATGTCGAACGACGCGTTTTACTATGGTGTGTTGCCGGTGCTCTCCGAAGCGGCCAGTCACTACGGCATCACGGCAGTGGAAATGGCCCGTGCCTCCATCGTCGGCCAGCCCGTCCACCTGTTGAGCCCGCTGGTGCCGTCCACTTACCTGCTGGTGGCCCTGGCCGGGATCGAGTTCGGCGATCACCAGCGCTTCACCTTGAAGTGGGCAGTGCTGGTTTGCCTGTGCATAATGTTCGCCGCGTTGCTGATGGGGATTTTTCCGCTGTTCAGCACTCTATAA
- a CDS encoding DOPA 4,5-dioxygenase family protein: MQRIKGYHAHVYFDANTIDQARALCEEASRLFPLKMGRVHQRPVGPHPDWSCQLAFDPQYIGVVLPWLALNRKGLVIFMHPDTGDDLMDHTEHAIWMGAVRPLDLSAFKATP; the protein is encoded by the coding sequence ATGCAGCGGATCAAGGGTTACCACGCCCACGTGTATTTCGACGCCAATACCATCGACCAGGCCAGAGCACTGTGCGAAGAAGCATCGCGGCTGTTCCCTTTGAAAATGGGCCGCGTCCACCAGCGCCCAGTCGGCCCACACCCGGACTGGAGCTGTCAGCTGGCGTTCGATCCGCAGTACATCGGCGTGGTCCTGCCGTGGCTGGCGCTCAATCGCAAAGGCCTGGTGATTTTCATGCACCCGGATACCGGCGATGACTTGATGGATCACACCGAACACGCGATCTGGATGGGGGCGGTGCGGCCGTTGGATCTTTCAGCGTTTAAAGCAACCCCCTGA
- a CDS encoding NAD(P)H-binding protein — MKNAETPAVKVVLYGAMSSLGSALMAEMLRRQHEVIAILDDLTALAPRPGLRTKTGDLYDPERVKQSVAGASAVVCLLNAPGLPMNSEQVERTLIPGPVEQVLAADALIAGMQAASISRLFLVGDFASLDEELADDDLQRHAAEEVLDALKNSTLQWTLINAPYAAPGLGIEHFSQVSTSLEPGMAESLERLNRVAVGIADELRLNLHVGQHVSFVAAN, encoded by the coding sequence ATGAAAAATGCCGAAACCCCGGCCGTCAAAGTGGTGCTCTATGGTGCCATGAGCAGCCTCGGCAGTGCGTTGATGGCTGAAATGCTGCGCCGCCAGCATGAAGTCATTGCCATTCTCGACGATCTCACTGCCCTGGCTCCACGCCCAGGCCTGCGGACCAAGACCGGCGACCTCTACGATCCCGAGCGGGTCAAGCAAAGCGTGGCCGGTGCCAGCGCCGTGGTGTGCCTGCTCAATGCACCGGGGTTGCCGATGAACAGCGAACAAGTGGAGCGCACATTGATTCCGGGGCCCGTGGAGCAAGTATTGGCCGCCGACGCACTGATCGCCGGAATGCAGGCGGCGAGTATTTCCCGGCTGTTTCTGGTGGGCGACTTCGCCAGTCTCGACGAGGAGCTGGCGGACGACGATTTGCAGCGCCATGCCGCCGAAGAAGTGCTCGATGCCCTGAAGAACAGCACCTTGCAATGGACCTTGATCAACGCGCCTTACGCCGCGCCAGGCTTGGGTATCGAGCATTTCAGCCAAGTCAGCACGAGCCTGGAACCCGGCATGGCCGAATCCCTGGAGCGGCTCAACCGAGTGGCGGTCGGCATTGCCGATGAGCTGCGCTTGAACCTGCACGTGGGCCAGCATGTCAGCTTCGTGGCCGCCAACTAG
- a CDS encoding LysR family transcriptional regulator encodes MYEALGDLSLDLFRAFEAAARHRSFTAAAVELGTTQPAISQQIKRLEEQLGTRLFDRIYRGIELTEAGTILFEQVQAGLQSIDAGLSAITAQHQHEVLQVATDFAFAAYWLMPRLHRFHAANPQVDVSLVTSERNHNMLRTDIDVAVLFGDGRFKQGESRWLFSEEVFPVCSPLLLKERPLPLPAHALSEFALLHLRGENSSNWFDWSGVFRELGITSPPAPGQLRFDNYTLLIQAAIGGQGVAIGWRHLVDNLLAQGLLCRPIAETVLSRLGYYVVLPQRKRRGGLIRLFVDWLMEEQANSAESLTGLPLPSIAV; translated from the coding sequence ATGTATGAAGCCTTGGGTGACCTGTCCTTGGACCTGTTCCGTGCCTTTGAAGCGGCGGCCCGCCATCGCAGCTTTACGGCGGCAGCGGTTGAGCTGGGCACCACGCAACCGGCCATCAGCCAGCAGATCAAACGCCTGGAAGAACAACTGGGCACGCGGTTGTTCGACCGCATCTACCGTGGCATCGAACTGACCGAGGCCGGGACTATCCTGTTCGAGCAAGTACAGGCCGGTTTGCAGAGTATCGATGCCGGGCTGAGCGCAATCACCGCACAGCATCAGCACGAGGTGCTGCAAGTCGCCACGGACTTCGCGTTCGCCGCCTATTGGCTGATGCCGCGACTGCATAGGTTTCACGCGGCCAACCCGCAAGTGGACGTCAGCCTGGTGACCAGCGAGCGCAACCACAACATGTTGCGCACGGATATCGACGTTGCCGTACTGTTCGGCGACGGTCGCTTCAAACAGGGCGAAAGTCGCTGGCTGTTCAGCGAAGAAGTCTTTCCGGTGTGCAGCCCGCTCTTGCTCAAGGAGCGCCCCCTGCCCTTGCCGGCCCATGCCTTGTCGGAGTTCGCGCTGCTGCATCTGCGTGGGGAAAACAGCAGCAACTGGTTCGACTGGAGCGGCGTATTCCGTGAGCTGGGCATCACCTCGCCACCGGCGCCCGGCCAGCTGCGGTTCGACAACTACACCTTGCTTATCCAGGCGGCGATTGGCGGCCAAGGCGTGGCCATCGGCTGGCGCCACCTTGTGGATAACTTATTGGCTCAAGGGCTGCTATGCCGCCCAATCGCTGAAACGGTGCTGTCGCGGTTGGGGTATTACGTGGTCTTGCCCCAGCGTAAACGGCGCGGCGGGCTTATCCGGCTGTTTGTGGACTGGTTGATGGAGGAACAGGCCAACAGCGCCGAATCGCTCACCGGGTTGCCGTTGCCATCGATTGCTGTTTGA